Proteins encoded in a region of the Hippopotamus amphibius kiboko isolate mHipAmp2 chromosome 11, mHipAmp2.hap2, whole genome shotgun sequence genome:
- the VARS2 gene encoding valine--tRNA ligase, mitochondrial isoform X1, giving the protein MPHLPLASFRPPRWGLRPSRGLPRSHHLSTQSEPDGSTISRRNREAKQKRLREKQAALEAGIAPKSKSPTESSKAWAPKEIVLYEIPTEHGEKKDVSRPLPPAYSPQYVEAAWYPWWVREGFFKPEYQARLPQATGKTFSMCIPPPNVTGSLHIGHALTVAIQDALVRWHRMRGDQVLWVPGSDHAGIATQVVVEKQLWKERGVRRHELSREDFLREVWKWKEEKGGEICEQLRALGASLDWDRECFTMDAGSSVAVTEAFVRLYEAGWLYRSRQLVNWSCALRSAISDIEVENRPLSGRTELRLPGCPTPVSFGLLVSVAFPVDGEPDAEVVVGTTRPETLPGDVAVAVHPDDSRYTHLRGRQLRHPLTGQLLPLITDCAVQPHLGTGAVKVTPAHSPADAELGARHSLSPLSVIAEDGTMTSLCGDWLQGLHRFVAREKILSALRERGLFRGLQNHPMVLPICSRSGDVVEYLLKSQWFVRCREMGDRAAKAVESGALELSPSFHQKNWQHWFSHTGDWCVSRQLWWGHQIPAYLIVEEHAKDDVKDCWVVGRTEAEARKVAAELTGRPGAELTLERDPDVLDTWFSSALFPFSALGWPQETPDLARFYPLSLLETGSDLLLFWVGRMVMLGTQLTGQLPFGKVLLHSMVRDRQGRKMSKSLGNVLDPRDIISGVELQVLQEKLRVGNLDSEELVIAAAAQRKDFPHGIPECGTDALRFALCSHGTLGGDLHLSVSEVLSFRHFCNKIWNALRFILNALGEKFIPQPAEELSPASPMDAWILSCLARTAQDCERGFLTRELALVTHALHHFWLHNLCDVYLEAVKPVLLHAPRPLGPPQVLFSCADVGLRLLAPLMPFLAEELWQRLPPRPGGPPAPSICVAPYPSARSLEHWHQPELERRFSRVQEAVQALRALRATYQLTKARPRVLLQSSEPGEQGLFEDFLEPLATLGHCGAVGLLPPGAAAPSGWAQAPLSDTVQVYMELQGLVDPQTHLPRLAARRHKLQKQLDGLIAQTPSEGEAETQRQQRLSSLQLELSKLDKAASHLRQLMGVSPGPGEL; this is encoded by the exons ATGCCTCATTTGCCTCTGGCCTCTTTTCGACCACCGCGTTGGGGGTTGAGGCCCTCACGGGGCCTCCCCAGGTCCCACCACCTTTCCACCCAGTCAGAGCCCGATGGATCAACCATCTCCCGGAGGAACCGTGAAGCCAAACAGAAGCGCCTGCGAGAGAAGCAGGCGGCGCTGGAAGCTGGAATAGCCCCAAAGAGCAAG TCACCTACAGAATCCAGTAAGGCCTGGGCCCCTAAGGAGATAGTGTTGTATGAAATCCCAACGGAACATGGTGAAAAGAAAG ATGTCTCCCGGCCCCTGCCTCCTGCATACAGCCCCCAATATGTTGAGGCTGCCTGGTACCCTTGGTGGGTGCGAGAGGGCTTCTTCAAACCAGAATATCAG gcCAGGCTGCCCCAGGCCACAGGGAAGACCTTTTCCATGTGTATCCCACCTCCCAATGTCACGGGCTCCCTGCACATTGGGCATGCACTGACTGTGGCCATACAGGACGCCCTCGTGCGCTG GCACCGGATGCGTGGGGATCAGGTGCTGTGGGTCCCTGGCTCAGATCATGCAGGGATTGCTACTCAA GTTGTGGTGGAGAAACAGCTGTGGAAGGAGCGAGGCGTGAGGAGACACGAGCTGAGCCGGGAAGACTTCCTTAGGGAGGTGTGGAAGTGGAAGGAGGA GAAAGGTGGAGAGATCTGTGAGCAGCTCCGGGCACTGGGGGCCTCCCTGGACTGGGACCGAGAGTGTTTTACCATGGATGCC GGCTCCTCAGTGGCCGTGACAGAAGCTTTCGTGCGGCTCTACGAGGCCGGGTGGTTGTACCGGAGCCGGCAGCTCGTCAACTGGTCGTGTGCTTTACGCTCCGCCATCTCGGATATTGAg GTGGAGAACCGGCCCCTTTCTGGCCGCACAGAGCTTCGGTTGCCCGGCTGCCCCACCCCTGTGTCTTTCGGCCTCCTCGTTTCCGTGGCCTTCCCCGTGGATGGAGAGCCTG ATGCAGAGGTTGTGGTAGGAACCACGAGGCCAGAGACGTTGCCTGGAGACGTGGCTGTGGCCGTCCATCCCGATGACTCCCGATACACA cATCTACGTGGGCGACAACTTCGTCATCCCTTGACGGGGCAGCTTCTTCCCCTTATCACAGACTGCGCTGTTCAGCCACACCTGGGCACAg GGGCAGTGAAGGTGACTCCAGCTCACAGCCCTGCCGATGCTGAGCTGGGGGCCCGACACAGCTTGAGCCCCTTGAGTGTCATCGCTGAGGATGGGACCATGACCTCCCTTTGCGGGGACTGGCTGCAG GGTCTTCACCGATTTGTGGCCCGCGAAAAGATTCTGTCGGCGCTGAGGGAACGGGGCCTGTTCCGCGGCCTCCAGAACCACCCTATGGTGCTGCCCATTTGCAG CCGATCTGGGGACGTGGTAGAATACCTACTGAAGAGCCAGTGGTTTGTCCGCTGCCGGGAAATGGGGGACCGAGCTGCCAAG GCTGTGGAGTCCGGGGCTCTGGAGCTCAGTCCCTCCTTCCACCAGAAGAACTGGCAGCACTGGTTTTCCCACACTGG GGACTGGTGTGTCTCCCGGCAGCTGTGGTGGGGCCATCAGATTCCAGCCTACCTGATTGTAGAGGAGCACGCAAAG GACGACGTGAAGGACTGCTGGGTGGTCGGGCGGACAGAGGCTGAGGCCAGAAAAGTAGCTGCAGAATTGACAGGGAGACCAGGAGCAGAGCTGACCCTGGAGAGGG ACCCTGATGTCCTGGATACGTGGTTCTCCTCggctcttttccccttttctgccCTGGGCTGGCCCCAAGAG ACCCCAGACCTGGCGCGTTTCTACCCACTGTCACTTTTGGAAACAGGCAGTGACCTCTTGCTGTTCTGGGTGGGCCGCATGGTCATGTTGGGGACCCAGCTCACAGGGCAGCTCCCCTTCGGCAAG GTGCTTCTTCACTCCATGGTTCGGGACAGGCAGGGCCGGAAGATGAGCAAGTCGCTGGGGAATGTGCTGGACCCACGGGACATCATCAGTGGGGTGGAGCTGCAG GTGCTGCAGGAAAAGCTGAGGGTTGGAAACTTGGACTCCGAAGAGCTGGTGATCGCGGCCGCAGCACAG AGAAAGGACTTCCCTCATGGGATCCCTGAGTGTGGGACAGATGCCCTGAGATTTGCCCTGTGCTCCCATGGGACCCTGG GGGGCGACTTGCACCTGTCTGTCTCTGAGGTCCTGAGCTTCAGACATTTCTGCAATAAGATCTGGAATGCCCTGCGCTTTATCCTGAATGCTCTTGGGGAGAAATTCATACCCCAGCCTGCAGAGGAG CTGTCCCCCGCCTCCCCCATGGACGCCTGGATCCTCAGCTGCCTGGCCCGCACTGCCCAGGACTGCGAGCGGGGCTTCCTCACCCGCGAGCTCGCGCTCGTCACCCACGCCCTGCACCATTTCTGGCTCCACAACCTCTGTGATGTCTACTTG GAGGCTGTGAAGCCGGTGCTGTTGCACGCGCCCcgccccctggggcctcctcaggTCCTGTTCTCCTGCGCTGACGTTGGTCTCCGCCTCCTGGCCCCGCTGATGCCCTTCCTGGCTGAAGAGCTCTGGCAGAGGCTGCCCCCCAGGCCTGGtggcccccccgccccgagcaTCTGTGTTGCCCCCTACCCCAGTGCCCGCAGCTTG GAGCACTGGCACCAGCCCGAGCTGGAGCGGCGCTTCTCCCGGGTCCAGGAGGCCGTGCAGGCACTGAGGGCTCTCCGCGCCACATACCAGCTCACCAAGGCCCGGCCCCGAG TGCTGCTGCAGAGCTCAGAGCCGGGAGAGCAGGGCCTCTTTGAGGACTTCCTGGAGCCCCTGGCCACCCTGGGCCACTGTGGGGCTGTGGGCCTTCTACCCCCCGGTGCAGCAGCTCCCTCGGGCTGGGCCCAGGCCCCTCTCAGTGACACCGTTCAGGTCTACATGGAGCTGCAG GGCCTGGTAGACCCCCAGACCCACCTACCTCGGCTCGCTGCCCGAAGACACAAGTTGCAGAAGCAGCTTGATGGCCTCATAGCTCAGACCCCatcagagggagaggcagagactCAGAGACAGCAGAgg CTTTCTTCCCTCCAGTTGGAATTGTCAAAACTGGACAAGGCAGCCTCTCACCTCCGGCAGCTGATGGGTGTGTCTCCTGGCCCTGGGGAGCTCTGA
- the VARS2 gene encoding valine--tRNA ligase, mitochondrial isoform X3, translating into MCIPPPNVTGSLHIGHALTVAIQDALVRWHRMRGDQVLWVPGSDHAGIATQVVVEKQLWKERGVRRHELSREDFLREVWKWKEEKGGEICEQLRALGASLDWDRECFTMDAGSSVAVTEAFVRLYEAGWLYRSRQLVNWSCALRSAISDIEVENRPLSGRTELRLPGCPTPVSFGLLVSVAFPVDGEPDAEVVVGTTRPETLPGDVAVAVHPDDSRYTHLRGRQLRHPLTGQLLPLITDCAVQPHLGTGAVKVTPAHSPADAELGARHSLSPLSVIAEDGTMTSLCGDWLQGLHRFVAREKILSALRERGLFRGLQNHPMVLPICSRSGDVVEYLLKSQWFVRCREMGDRAAKAVESGALELSPSFHQKNWQHWFSHTGDWCVSRQLWWGHQIPAYLIVEEHAKDDVKDCWVVGRTEAEARKVAAELTGRPGAELTLERDPDVLDTWFSSALFPFSALGWPQETPDLARFYPLSLLETGSDLLLFWVGRMVMLGTQLTGQLPFGKVLLHSMVRDRQGRKMSKSLGNVLDPRDIISGVELQVLQEKLRVGNLDSEELVIAAAAQRKDFPHGIPECGTDALRFALCSHGTLGGDLHLSVSEVLSFRHFCNKIWNALRFILNALGEKFIPQPAEELSPASPMDAWILSCLARTAQDCERGFLTRELALVTHALHHFWLHNLCDVYLEAVKPVLLHAPRPLGPPQVLFSCADVGLRLLAPLMPFLAEELWQRLPPRPGGPPAPSICVAPYPSARSLEHWHQPELERRFSRVQEAVQALRALRATYQLTKARPRVLLQSSEPGEQGLFEDFLEPLATLGHCGAVGLLPPGAAAPSGWAQAPLSDTVQVYMELQGLVDPQTHLPRLAARRHKLQKQLDGLIAQTPSEGEAETQRQQRLSSLQLELSKLDKAASHLRQLMGVSPGPGEL; encoded by the exons ATGTGTATCCCACCTCCCAATGTCACGGGCTCCCTGCACATTGGGCATGCACTGACTGTGGCCATACAGGACGCCCTCGTGCGCTG GCACCGGATGCGTGGGGATCAGGTGCTGTGGGTCCCTGGCTCAGATCATGCAGGGATTGCTACTCAA GTTGTGGTGGAGAAACAGCTGTGGAAGGAGCGAGGCGTGAGGAGACACGAGCTGAGCCGGGAAGACTTCCTTAGGGAGGTGTGGAAGTGGAAGGAGGA GAAAGGTGGAGAGATCTGTGAGCAGCTCCGGGCACTGGGGGCCTCCCTGGACTGGGACCGAGAGTGTTTTACCATGGATGCC GGCTCCTCAGTGGCCGTGACAGAAGCTTTCGTGCGGCTCTACGAGGCCGGGTGGTTGTACCGGAGCCGGCAGCTCGTCAACTGGTCGTGTGCTTTACGCTCCGCCATCTCGGATATTGAg GTGGAGAACCGGCCCCTTTCTGGCCGCACAGAGCTTCGGTTGCCCGGCTGCCCCACCCCTGTGTCTTTCGGCCTCCTCGTTTCCGTGGCCTTCCCCGTGGATGGAGAGCCTG ATGCAGAGGTTGTGGTAGGAACCACGAGGCCAGAGACGTTGCCTGGAGACGTGGCTGTGGCCGTCCATCCCGATGACTCCCGATACACA cATCTACGTGGGCGACAACTTCGTCATCCCTTGACGGGGCAGCTTCTTCCCCTTATCACAGACTGCGCTGTTCAGCCACACCTGGGCACAg GGGCAGTGAAGGTGACTCCAGCTCACAGCCCTGCCGATGCTGAGCTGGGGGCCCGACACAGCTTGAGCCCCTTGAGTGTCATCGCTGAGGATGGGACCATGACCTCCCTTTGCGGGGACTGGCTGCAG GGTCTTCACCGATTTGTGGCCCGCGAAAAGATTCTGTCGGCGCTGAGGGAACGGGGCCTGTTCCGCGGCCTCCAGAACCACCCTATGGTGCTGCCCATTTGCAG CCGATCTGGGGACGTGGTAGAATACCTACTGAAGAGCCAGTGGTTTGTCCGCTGCCGGGAAATGGGGGACCGAGCTGCCAAG GCTGTGGAGTCCGGGGCTCTGGAGCTCAGTCCCTCCTTCCACCAGAAGAACTGGCAGCACTGGTTTTCCCACACTGG GGACTGGTGTGTCTCCCGGCAGCTGTGGTGGGGCCATCAGATTCCAGCCTACCTGATTGTAGAGGAGCACGCAAAG GACGACGTGAAGGACTGCTGGGTGGTCGGGCGGACAGAGGCTGAGGCCAGAAAAGTAGCTGCAGAATTGACAGGGAGACCAGGAGCAGAGCTGACCCTGGAGAGGG ACCCTGATGTCCTGGATACGTGGTTCTCCTCggctcttttccccttttctgccCTGGGCTGGCCCCAAGAG ACCCCAGACCTGGCGCGTTTCTACCCACTGTCACTTTTGGAAACAGGCAGTGACCTCTTGCTGTTCTGGGTGGGCCGCATGGTCATGTTGGGGACCCAGCTCACAGGGCAGCTCCCCTTCGGCAAG GTGCTTCTTCACTCCATGGTTCGGGACAGGCAGGGCCGGAAGATGAGCAAGTCGCTGGGGAATGTGCTGGACCCACGGGACATCATCAGTGGGGTGGAGCTGCAG GTGCTGCAGGAAAAGCTGAGGGTTGGAAACTTGGACTCCGAAGAGCTGGTGATCGCGGCCGCAGCACAG AGAAAGGACTTCCCTCATGGGATCCCTGAGTGTGGGACAGATGCCCTGAGATTTGCCCTGTGCTCCCATGGGACCCTGG GGGGCGACTTGCACCTGTCTGTCTCTGAGGTCCTGAGCTTCAGACATTTCTGCAATAAGATCTGGAATGCCCTGCGCTTTATCCTGAATGCTCTTGGGGAGAAATTCATACCCCAGCCTGCAGAGGAG CTGTCCCCCGCCTCCCCCATGGACGCCTGGATCCTCAGCTGCCTGGCCCGCACTGCCCAGGACTGCGAGCGGGGCTTCCTCACCCGCGAGCTCGCGCTCGTCACCCACGCCCTGCACCATTTCTGGCTCCACAACCTCTGTGATGTCTACTTG GAGGCTGTGAAGCCGGTGCTGTTGCACGCGCCCcgccccctggggcctcctcaggTCCTGTTCTCCTGCGCTGACGTTGGTCTCCGCCTCCTGGCCCCGCTGATGCCCTTCCTGGCTGAAGAGCTCTGGCAGAGGCTGCCCCCCAGGCCTGGtggcccccccgccccgagcaTCTGTGTTGCCCCCTACCCCAGTGCCCGCAGCTTG GAGCACTGGCACCAGCCCGAGCTGGAGCGGCGCTTCTCCCGGGTCCAGGAGGCCGTGCAGGCACTGAGGGCTCTCCGCGCCACATACCAGCTCACCAAGGCCCGGCCCCGAG TGCTGCTGCAGAGCTCAGAGCCGGGAGAGCAGGGCCTCTTTGAGGACTTCCTGGAGCCCCTGGCCACCCTGGGCCACTGTGGGGCTGTGGGCCTTCTACCCCCCGGTGCAGCAGCTCCCTCGGGCTGGGCCCAGGCCCCTCTCAGTGACACCGTTCAGGTCTACATGGAGCTGCAG GGCCTGGTAGACCCCCAGACCCACCTACCTCGGCTCGCTGCCCGAAGACACAAGTTGCAGAAGCAGCTTGATGGCCTCATAGCTCAGACCCCatcagagggagaggcagagactCAGAGACAGCAGAgg CTTTCTTCCCTCCAGTTGGAATTGTCAAAACTGGACAAGGCAGCCTCTCACCTCCGGCAGCTGATGGGTGTGTCTCCTGGCCCTGGGGAGCTCTGA
- the VARS2 gene encoding valine--tRNA ligase, mitochondrial isoform X2 — protein sequence MPHLPLASFRPPRWGLRPSRGLPRSHHLSTQSEPDGSTISRRNREAKQKRLREKQAALEAGIAPKSKSPTESSKAWAPKEIVLYEIPTEHGEKKDVSRPLPPAYSPQYVEAAWYPWWVREGFFKPEYQARLPQATGKTFSMCIPPPNVTGSLHIGHALTVAIQDALVRWHRMRGDQVLWVPGSDHAGIATQVVVEKQLWKERGVRRHELSREDFLREVWKWKEEKGGEICEQLRALGASLDWDRECFTMDAGSSVAVTEAFVRLYEAGWLYRSRQLVNWSCALRSAISDIEVENRPLSGRTELRLPGCPTPVSFGLLVSVAFPVDGEPDAEVVVGTTRPETLPGDVAVAVHPDDSRYTHLRGRQLRHPLTGQLLPLITDCAVQPHLGTGAVKVTPAHSPADAELGARHSLSPLSVIAEDGTMTSLCGDWLQGLHRFVAREKILSALRERGLFRGLQNHPMVLPICSRSGDVVEYLLKSQWFVRCREMGDRAAKAVESGALELSPSFHQKNWQHWFSHTGDWCVSRQLWWGHQIPAYLIVEEHAKDDVKDCWVVGRTEAEARKVAAELTGRPGAELTLERDPDVLDTWFSSALFPFSALGWPQETPDLARFYPLSLLETGSDLLLFWVGRMVMLGTQLTGQLPFGKVLLHSMVRDRQGRKMSKSLGNVLDPRDIISGVELQEKLRVGNLDSEELVIAAAAQRKDFPHGIPECGTDALRFALCSHGTLGGDLHLSVSEVLSFRHFCNKIWNALRFILNALGEKFIPQPAEELSPASPMDAWILSCLARTAQDCERGFLTRELALVTHALHHFWLHNLCDVYLEAVKPVLLHAPRPLGPPQVLFSCADVGLRLLAPLMPFLAEELWQRLPPRPGGPPAPSICVAPYPSARSLEHWHQPELERRFSRVQEAVQALRALRATYQLTKARPRVLLQSSEPGEQGLFEDFLEPLATLGHCGAVGLLPPGAAAPSGWAQAPLSDTVQVYMELQGLVDPQTHLPRLAARRHKLQKQLDGLIAQTPSEGEAETQRQQRLSSLQLELSKLDKAASHLRQLMGVSPGPGEL from the exons ATGCCTCATTTGCCTCTGGCCTCTTTTCGACCACCGCGTTGGGGGTTGAGGCCCTCACGGGGCCTCCCCAGGTCCCACCACCTTTCCACCCAGTCAGAGCCCGATGGATCAACCATCTCCCGGAGGAACCGTGAAGCCAAACAGAAGCGCCTGCGAGAGAAGCAGGCGGCGCTGGAAGCTGGAATAGCCCCAAAGAGCAAG TCACCTACAGAATCCAGTAAGGCCTGGGCCCCTAAGGAGATAGTGTTGTATGAAATCCCAACGGAACATGGTGAAAAGAAAG ATGTCTCCCGGCCCCTGCCTCCTGCATACAGCCCCCAATATGTTGAGGCTGCCTGGTACCCTTGGTGGGTGCGAGAGGGCTTCTTCAAACCAGAATATCAG gcCAGGCTGCCCCAGGCCACAGGGAAGACCTTTTCCATGTGTATCCCACCTCCCAATGTCACGGGCTCCCTGCACATTGGGCATGCACTGACTGTGGCCATACAGGACGCCCTCGTGCGCTG GCACCGGATGCGTGGGGATCAGGTGCTGTGGGTCCCTGGCTCAGATCATGCAGGGATTGCTACTCAA GTTGTGGTGGAGAAACAGCTGTGGAAGGAGCGAGGCGTGAGGAGACACGAGCTGAGCCGGGAAGACTTCCTTAGGGAGGTGTGGAAGTGGAAGGAGGA GAAAGGTGGAGAGATCTGTGAGCAGCTCCGGGCACTGGGGGCCTCCCTGGACTGGGACCGAGAGTGTTTTACCATGGATGCC GGCTCCTCAGTGGCCGTGACAGAAGCTTTCGTGCGGCTCTACGAGGCCGGGTGGTTGTACCGGAGCCGGCAGCTCGTCAACTGGTCGTGTGCTTTACGCTCCGCCATCTCGGATATTGAg GTGGAGAACCGGCCCCTTTCTGGCCGCACAGAGCTTCGGTTGCCCGGCTGCCCCACCCCTGTGTCTTTCGGCCTCCTCGTTTCCGTGGCCTTCCCCGTGGATGGAGAGCCTG ATGCAGAGGTTGTGGTAGGAACCACGAGGCCAGAGACGTTGCCTGGAGACGTGGCTGTGGCCGTCCATCCCGATGACTCCCGATACACA cATCTACGTGGGCGACAACTTCGTCATCCCTTGACGGGGCAGCTTCTTCCCCTTATCACAGACTGCGCTGTTCAGCCACACCTGGGCACAg GGGCAGTGAAGGTGACTCCAGCTCACAGCCCTGCCGATGCTGAGCTGGGGGCCCGACACAGCTTGAGCCCCTTGAGTGTCATCGCTGAGGATGGGACCATGACCTCCCTTTGCGGGGACTGGCTGCAG GGTCTTCACCGATTTGTGGCCCGCGAAAAGATTCTGTCGGCGCTGAGGGAACGGGGCCTGTTCCGCGGCCTCCAGAACCACCCTATGGTGCTGCCCATTTGCAG CCGATCTGGGGACGTGGTAGAATACCTACTGAAGAGCCAGTGGTTTGTCCGCTGCCGGGAAATGGGGGACCGAGCTGCCAAG GCTGTGGAGTCCGGGGCTCTGGAGCTCAGTCCCTCCTTCCACCAGAAGAACTGGCAGCACTGGTTTTCCCACACTGG GGACTGGTGTGTCTCCCGGCAGCTGTGGTGGGGCCATCAGATTCCAGCCTACCTGATTGTAGAGGAGCACGCAAAG GACGACGTGAAGGACTGCTGGGTGGTCGGGCGGACAGAGGCTGAGGCCAGAAAAGTAGCTGCAGAATTGACAGGGAGACCAGGAGCAGAGCTGACCCTGGAGAGGG ACCCTGATGTCCTGGATACGTGGTTCTCCTCggctcttttccccttttctgccCTGGGCTGGCCCCAAGAG ACCCCAGACCTGGCGCGTTTCTACCCACTGTCACTTTTGGAAACAGGCAGTGACCTCTTGCTGTTCTGGGTGGGCCGCATGGTCATGTTGGGGACCCAGCTCACAGGGCAGCTCCCCTTCGGCAAG GTGCTTCTTCACTCCATGGTTCGGGACAGGCAGGGCCGGAAGATGAGCAAGTCGCTGGGGAATGTGCTGGACCCACGGGACATCATCAGTGGGGTGGAGCTGCAG GAAAAGCTGAGGGTTGGAAACTTGGACTCCGAAGAGCTGGTGATCGCGGCCGCAGCACAG AGAAAGGACTTCCCTCATGGGATCCCTGAGTGTGGGACAGATGCCCTGAGATTTGCCCTGTGCTCCCATGGGACCCTGG GGGGCGACTTGCACCTGTCTGTCTCTGAGGTCCTGAGCTTCAGACATTTCTGCAATAAGATCTGGAATGCCCTGCGCTTTATCCTGAATGCTCTTGGGGAGAAATTCATACCCCAGCCTGCAGAGGAG CTGTCCCCCGCCTCCCCCATGGACGCCTGGATCCTCAGCTGCCTGGCCCGCACTGCCCAGGACTGCGAGCGGGGCTTCCTCACCCGCGAGCTCGCGCTCGTCACCCACGCCCTGCACCATTTCTGGCTCCACAACCTCTGTGATGTCTACTTG GAGGCTGTGAAGCCGGTGCTGTTGCACGCGCCCcgccccctggggcctcctcaggTCCTGTTCTCCTGCGCTGACGTTGGTCTCCGCCTCCTGGCCCCGCTGATGCCCTTCCTGGCTGAAGAGCTCTGGCAGAGGCTGCCCCCCAGGCCTGGtggcccccccgccccgagcaTCTGTGTTGCCCCCTACCCCAGTGCCCGCAGCTTG GAGCACTGGCACCAGCCCGAGCTGGAGCGGCGCTTCTCCCGGGTCCAGGAGGCCGTGCAGGCACTGAGGGCTCTCCGCGCCACATACCAGCTCACCAAGGCCCGGCCCCGAG TGCTGCTGCAGAGCTCAGAGCCGGGAGAGCAGGGCCTCTTTGAGGACTTCCTGGAGCCCCTGGCCACCCTGGGCCACTGTGGGGCTGTGGGCCTTCTACCCCCCGGTGCAGCAGCTCCCTCGGGCTGGGCCCAGGCCCCTCTCAGTGACACCGTTCAGGTCTACATGGAGCTGCAG GGCCTGGTAGACCCCCAGACCCACCTACCTCGGCTCGCTGCCCGAAGACACAAGTTGCAGAAGCAGCTTGATGGCCTCATAGCTCAGACCCCatcagagggagaggcagagactCAGAGACAGCAGAgg CTTTCTTCCCTCCAGTTGGAATTGTCAAAACTGGACAAGGCAGCCTCTCACCTCCGGCAGCTGATGGGTGTGTCTCCTGGCCCTGGGGAGCTCTGA
- the SFTA2 gene encoding surfactant-associated protein 2 has protein sequence MGPGLPLLLLLTLLASSQATGPGMTLQLKLKDSFLANSSYDSSFLGLLEKLCFLLHLPSGTTVTLHHARSLHRITCKV, from the exons ATGGGGCCTgggctgcccctcctcctcctcctgacccTCCTCGCCAGCTCACAGGCAACAG GGCCAGGAATGACTTTGCAACTGAAGCTGAAGGACTCCTTTCTGGCAAATTCCTCCTATGATTCCAGCTTCCTGGGACTGCTGGAGAAG ctctgcttcctcctccatctcccatCAGGGACCACTGTCACTCTGCATCATGCGAGATCCTTACACCGCATCACCTGCAAAGTCTGA